The Brassica napus cultivar Da-Ae unplaced genomic scaffold, Da-Ae ScsIHWf_2165;HRSCAF=2818, whole genome shotgun sequence genome window below encodes:
- the LOC125600256 gene encoding protein Ycf2-like, giving the protein MDSSNKISFLNKNPFFYLFHLFHERKRGGYTLRHDFESEERFQEMADLFTLSITEPDLVYHKGFAFSIDSYGLDQRQFLKEVFNSRDELKKKSLLVLPPIFYEENESFYRRIRKNWVRISCGNFFEDPKPKRVVFASNNIMEAVNQYRLIRNLIQIQFQYSPYGYIRNVLNRFFLMKRPDRNFEYGIQRDLIGNDTLNHRTIMKDTINQHLSNLKKSQKKWFDPLIFLSRTERSINRDPNAYRYKWSNGSKNFQEHLKHFVSERKSRFQVVFDRLCINQYSIDWSEVIDKKDLSKSLRFFLSKLLRFLSKLLLFLSNSLPFFFVSFENIPIHRSEIHIYELKGPNDQPCNQLLESIGLQIVHFKKLKPFLLDDHNTSQKSKFLINGGTISPFLFNKIPKWMIDSFHTRKNRRKSFDNTDSYFSIVSHDQDNWLNPVKPFQRSSLISSFSKANRLRFLNNPHHFCFYCNKRFPFYVEKARLNNSDFTYGQFLTILFIHNKIFSSCGGKKKHAFLERDTISPSSIESQVSNIFISNDFPQSGDERYNLYKSFHFPIRSDPLVRRAIYSIADISGTPLIEGQRVNLERTYCQTLSDMNLSDSEEKSLHQYLNFNSNVGLIHTPCSEKYLQRKKRSLCLKKCVDKGQMDRTFQRDSAFSTLSKWNLFQTYMPWFFTSTGYKYLNLIFLDIFSDLLRILSSSQKFVSIFHDIMYGLDISWRILQKKLCLPQRNLISEISSKSLHNLLLSEEMIHRNNESSLISTHLRSPNVREVLYSILFLLLVAGYIVRTHLLFVPEPIVSYRQSSKRSNL; this is encoded by the coding sequence ATGGACAGTTCCAATAAGATTTCATTCTTGaacaaaaatccatttttttatttatttcatctaTTCCATGAACGGAAGAGGGGGGGATACACGTTACGCCACGATTTTGAGTCAGAAGAGAGATTTCAAGAAATGGCAGATCTATTCACTCTATCAATAACCGAGCCGGATCTGGTGTATCATAAGGGATTTGCCTTTTCTATTGATTCCTACGGATTGGATCAAAGACAATTCTTGAAGGAGGTTTTCAACTCCAGGgatgaattgaaaaagaaatctTTATTGGTTCTACCTCctattttttatgaagaaaatgaatcttTTTATCGAAGGATCAGAAAAAATTGGGTCCGGATCTCCTGCGGGAATTTTTTTGaagatccaaaaccaaaaagagtGGTATTTGCTAGCAACAACATAATGGAGGCAGTCAATCAATATAGATTGATCCGAAATCTGATTCAAATCCAATTCCAATATAGTCCCTATGGGTACATAAGAAATGTATTGAAtcgattctttttaatgaagagACCTGATCGCAACTTCGAATATGGAATTCAAAGGGATCTAATAGGAAATGATACTCTGAATCATAGAACTATAATGAAAGATACGATCAACCAACAtttatcgaatttgaaaaagagtcagaagaaatggttcgatcctcttatttttctttctcgaaCCGAGAGATCCATAAATCGGGATCCTAATGCATATAGATACAAATGGTCCAATGGGAGCAAGAATTTCCAGGAGCATTTGAAACATTTCGTTTCTGAGCGGAAGAGCCGTTTTCAAGTAGTGTTCGATCGATTATGTATTAATCAATATTCGATTGATTGGTCTGAGgttattgataaaaaagattTGTCTAAGTCACTTCGTTTCTTTTTGTCCAAGTTACTTCGTTTTTTGTCCAAGTTACTTCTCTTTTTGTCTAACTCacttccttttttctttgtgaGTTTCGAGAATATCCCCATTCATAGGTCTGAGATCCACATCTATGAATTGAAAGGTCCGAACGATCAACCCTGCAATCAGTTGTTAGAATCAATAGGTCTTCAAAtcgttcattttaaaaaattgaaaccctTTTTATTGGATGATCATAATACTTCTCAAAAATCGAAATTCTTGATCAATGGAGGAACAATATCACCATTTTTGTTCAATAAGATACCAAAGTGGATGATTGACTCATTCCATACTAGAAAGAATCGCAGGAAATCTTTTGATAACACGGATTCCTATTTCTCAATCGTATCCCACGATCAAGACAATTGGCTGAATCCCGTGAAACCATTTCAGAGAAGTTCAttgatatcttctttttctaaagCAAATCGACTTCGATTCTTGAATAATCCACATCACTTCTGCTTCTATTGTAACAAAAGATTCCCTTTTTATGTGGAAAAGGCCCGTCTCAATAATTCTGATTTTACGTATGGACAATTCCTCACTATCTTGTTCAttcacaacaaaatattttcttcgtgtggtggtaaaaaaaaacatgctttTTTGGAGAGAGATACTATTTCACCTTCGTCAATCGAGTCACAGGTATCTAACATATTCATATCTAACGATTTTCCACAAAGTGGTGACGAAAGGTATAACTTGTACAAATCTTTCCATTTTCCAATTCGATCCGATCCATTAGTTCGTAGAGCTATTTACTCGATTGCAGACATTTCTGGAACACCTCTAATAGAGGGACAAAGAGTAAATTTGGAAAGAACGTATTGTCAAACTCTTTCAGATATGAATCTATCCGATTCAGAAGAGAAGAGCTTGCATCAGTATCTCAATTTCAATTCAAACGTGGGTTTGATTCACACTCCATGTTCTGAGAAATATTTACAGAGGAAAAAACGGAGTCTTTGCCTAAAAAAATGCGTTGACAAAGGGCAGATGGATAGAACCTTTCAACGAGATAGTGCTTTTTCAACTCTCTCAAAATGGAATCTATTCCAAACATATATGCCATGGTTCTTTACTTCGACAGGGtacaaatatctaaatttgatatttttagatattttttcagACCTATTGCGGATACTAAGTAGCAGTCAAAAATTTGTATCCATTTTTCATGATATTATGTATGGATTAGATATATCATGGCGAATTCTTCAGAAAAAATTGTGTCTTCCACAAAGGAATCTGATAAGTGAGATTTCGAGTAAGTCTTTACATAATCTTCTTCTGTCCGAAGAAATGATTCATCGAAATAATGAGTCATCGTTGATATCGACACATCTGAGATCGCCAAATGTTCGTGAGGTCCTCTATTCAatccttttccttcttcttgttgCTGGATATATCGTTCGTACACATCTTCTCTTTGTTCCCGAGCCTATAGTGAGTTACAGACAGAGTTCGAAAAGATCAAATCTTTGA
- the LOC125600258 gene encoding protein Ycf2-like produces the protein MVESKNLYLKGLLPIPMNSIGPRNDTSEESFGSSNINRLIVSLLYFTKGKKISESCFRDPKESTRVLPITKKCIMPESNWSSRWWRNWIGKKRDFCCKISNETVAGIDISFKEKDIKYLEFLFVYYMDDPIRKGHDWELFDRLSPNKRRNIINLNSGQLFEILVKDWICYLMFAFREKIPIEVEGFFKQQGAGSTIQSNDIEHVSHLFSRNKRAISLQNCAQFHMWQFHQDLFVSWGKNPHESDFLRKISRENWIWLDNVWLVNKDRFFSKVRNVSSNIQYDSTRSSFVQVTDSSQLNGSSDQFIDPFDSISNEDSEYHYHTLINQREIQQLKERSILWDPSFIQTEGREIESDRFPKYLSGYSSMPRLFTEREKRMNNHLLPEKKRRIFLEFYKSHSFFFL, from the coding sequence ATGGTCGAAAGCAAAAATCTCTATTTGAAAGGGCTTCTTCCTATACCTATGAATTCCATTGGACCCAGAAATGATACATCGGAAGAATCTTTTGGGTCTTCCAATATCAATAGGTTGATTGTTTCGCTCCTGTAttttacaaaaggaaaaaagatcTCTGAGAGCTGTTTCCGGGATCCGAAAGAGAGTACTCGGGTTCTCCCAATAACTAAAAAGTGTATCATGCCTGAATCTAACTGGAGTTCGCGGTGGTGGAGGAACTGGATCGGAAAAAAGAGggatttttgttgtaagatATCTAATGAAACCGTCGCTGGAATTGATATCTCATTTAAAgagaaagatatcaaatatctggagtttctttttgtatattatatggaTGATCCGATCCGCAAGGGCCATGATTGGGAATTGTTTGATCGTCTTTCTCCGAATAAGAGGCGAAACATAATCAACTTGAATTCGGGACAGCTATTCGAAATCTTAGTGAAAGACTGGATTTGTTATCTCATGTTTGCTTTTCGTGAAAAAATACCAATTGAAGTGGAGGGTTTCTTCAAACAACAAGGAGCTGGGTCAACTATTCAATCAAATGATATTGAGCATGTTTCCCATCTCTTCTCGAGAAACAAGCGGGCTATTTCTTTGCAAAATTGTGCTCAATTTCATATGTGGCAATTCCACCAAGATCTCTTCGTTAGTTGGGGGAAGAATCCGCACGAATCGGATTTTTTGAGGAAAATATCGAGAGAGAATTGGATTTGGTTAGACAATGTGTGGTTGGTAAACAAGGATAGATTTTTTAGCAAGGTACGAAATGTATCGTCAAATATTCAATATGATTCTACAAGATCTAGTTTCGTTCAAGTAACGGATTCTAGCCAATTGAACGGATCTTCTGATCAATTCATAGATCCTTTCGATTCCATTAGTAATGAGGATTCGGAATATCACTATCACACATTGATCAATCAAAGAGAGATTCAACAACTAAAAGAAAGATCGATTCTTTGGGATCCTTCCTTTATTCAAACGGAAGGAAGAGAGATAGAATCAGACCGATTCCCTAAATACCTTTCTGGATATTCCTCAATGCCCCGGCTATTCACGGAACGTGAAAAGCGAATGAATAATCATCTGCTTCCGGAGAAAAAGCgaagaatttttttggaattctacAAGAGCCATTCGTTCTTTTTTCTCTGA